The bacterium genome includes a window with the following:
- a CDS encoding outer membrane lipoprotein carrier protein LolA: MYYRLICLLLIFGLHSKVLGQEAKEIIQKAQDRYKKIKSFSIAFDYHFKWKLTGKNQSLQGKLYFKKENNIRYELGQQLNITDGETVWQYSEVNNQLIIDNLKKKTKSLFMPRYLLFEYLDKFVAEVIQTETIKNRPVYVLKMNPKDKDDFVQSMKVWIPSDSWITEKVEYQDLEGNTISYEFTNIELDHALDPKLFAFKAESSMDIIDLR, translated from the coding sequence GTGTATTATCGTCTGATCTGTTTGTTGTTAATTTTCGGTTTGCATTCAAAAGTTTTAGGGCAGGAAGCCAAAGAGATTATTCAAAAGGCTCAGGATCGTTATAAAAAAATCAAAAGCTTTTCGATAGCATTCGATTATCATTTCAAATGGAAGCTGACCGGTAAAAATCAAAGTTTACAGGGAAAGCTTTACTTTAAAAAAGAGAATAATATTCGATACGAACTCGGACAGCAATTGAACATTACCGATGGCGAAACGGTTTGGCAATATTCGGAAGTCAATAATCAACTGATTATCGACAATCTGAAGAAAAAAACCAAAAGTCTTTTTATGCCGCGTTATTTGCTTTTCGAGTATCTTGACAAATTTGTAGCAGAAGTTATCCAGACCGAAACGATCAAAAACCGTCCAGTTTATGTTTTAAAAATGAATCCGAAAGACAAAGACGATTTTGTTCAGAGCATGAAAGTCTGGATCCCGTCCGATTCATGGATTACTGAAAAAGTTGAATACCAGGATTTGGAAGGCAATACGATTTCTTACGAATTTACCAATATAGAACTCGATCACGCGCTTGACCCAAAGCTATTTGCTTTCAAAGCGGAATCCAGCATGGATATTATTGATCTCCGGTGA
- a CDS encoding flippase-like domain-containing protein, with product MKKKLWLVFNIAISAVFVWLALRGIDFTELSHSFKGIVFSYAIIGLLLNLFSCWLRASRLHYMTLPIQHVTVKNYFASVMIGFMVNNVLPFRLGELMRGYALKKSDGMSFSASMGIIVVERIIDVISLLIIFGALTFFYPFPEWVKNGGILVTVIAIAVTVILGLMISRTETTLRIFNNLVGVFSKKLAISSHHFLSSFLTGVRFLHDFKNYAWITLITFLIWATFTVSTLMMFYCMNLQADGLGTFEAGVFMVFTCFAIMIPAAPGYVGTFHEIAKQSLLLFGVDKEKALGFAIIIHALNYISITGIGFIYFLRSNLKLKQALSGTGDEETTRLEKTSVTI from the coding sequence TTGAAAAAAAAACTGTGGTTGGTATTCAATATCGCCATTAGTGCCGTGTTTGTTTGGCTGGCATTACGTGGTATTGACTTTACAGAATTATCGCATTCTTTTAAGGGAATAGTTTTTTCGTATGCGATAATCGGATTGTTGCTTAATTTATTCAGTTGCTGGCTTCGTGCGTCCAGACTTCATTATATGACGCTTCCTATTCAGCACGTCACGGTTAAGAATTATTTTGCGTCGGTCATGATCGGTTTTATGGTGAATAATGTGTTGCCGTTTCGGCTGGGTGAGTTAATGAGAGGATATGCATTAAAGAAAAGCGACGGCATGTCATTTTCCGCTTCAATGGGCATCATTGTCGTGGAACGGATCATTGATGTTATATCACTTTTGATTATTTTTGGTGCATTGACATTCTTTTATCCTTTTCCGGAATGGGTTAAAAATGGCGGAATTTTGGTAACCGTCATAGCCATTGCGGTCACGGTCATTTTGGGATTGATGATCAGCCGTACTGAGACGACATTGCGAATATTCAATAACCTGGTTGGTGTTTTTTCAAAAAAATTGGCTATAAGCAGCCATCACTTTTTGTCGTCATTTTTGACGGGCGTCCGATTCCTTCACGATTTTAAAAATTATGCATGGATTACGTTAATTACTTTTTTAATTTGGGCCACGTTTACTGTATCGACACTCATGATGTTTTATTGCATGAATTTACAAGCCGATGGGTTGGGAACATTTGAAGCCGGAGTATTCATGGTTTTTACATGCTTTGCCATTATGATTCCAGCGGCGCCGGGCTATGTCGGTACTTTTCATGAAATTGCTAAACAGAGTTTGTTATTGTTTGGCGTTGATAAGGAAAAAGCGCTGGGTTTTGCGATTATCATACATGCATTGAATTATATTTCGATTACCGGAATTGGTTTTATTTATTTTCTTCGCAGTAATTTGAAATTAAAACAAGCTTTGTCAGGTACAGGCGATGAAGAAACTACTCGTCTAGAGAAGACGTCGGTTACTATTTAA
- a CDS encoding SLBB domain-containing protein: protein MIRILYLLLIISPCHIIFSQEQAIKDTLKNGGFQKTERRIRTGDQLLITVYGHDELPKVVRVEQDGTLKYPFMKDVIVDGLTIEQITNILSVRLSQYIGGRAEVIISFAQDETIEVVVLGQVTNPGAHKMPPNNTIQGALTVAGGATNRSDLNNTKLIRINPDTGFREEITVEVENIIVETGDIDRLPSLRNGDIIFVPSIYGAVFVNVLGAVRKPGNYELFPGANLVDVVFLAGGPSDEASLRNIRLIRRIGAAQTEQIVDIEAVLKAKGGQVPFLEPGDIVFVPARKFTIKTFFQYLGYTVSILSAIFLYIQVTK from the coding sequence ATGATTCGAATATTGTATCTGTTGTTGATCATTTCCCCATGTCATATTATTTTTTCTCAGGAGCAAGCCATCAAGGACACACTAAAGAACGGCGGCTTTCAGAAGACGGAGCGTAGAATCAGAACAGGCGATCAACTCTTGATCACTGTGTACGGCCATGATGAATTGCCAAAGGTCGTCAGAGTTGAACAAGATGGAACATTGAAATATCCGTTCATGAAGGATGTGATTGTTGATGGATTGACGATCGAACAAATAACTAATATTTTGTCTGTTCGTTTATCGCAGTACATCGGCGGACGGGCGGAAGTCATTATTTCTTTTGCTCAAGACGAAACGATTGAAGTGGTCGTATTGGGCCAAGTTACTAATCCGGGTGCGCATAAAATGCCGCCAAACAATACGATTCAGGGAGCGTTGACCGTTGCGGGAGGAGCAACCAATCGGAGTGATCTTAATAACACAAAGCTCATTCGTATTAATCCTGATACGGGTTTCCGTGAAGAAATCACCGTCGAAGTGGAAAATATTATTGTCGAAACAGGCGACATTGATCGATTGCCTTCATTACGAAATGGTGATATCATATTTGTTCCTTCAATTTATGGCGCTGTTTTTGTTAATGTGCTCGGTGCAGTGAGAAAACCAGGTAATTATGAATTATTTCCGGGGGCCAATTTGGTTGATGTTGTTTTTTTAGCGGGAGGACCTTCCGATGAAGCTTCGTTGCGTAACATCCGTCTCATCCGAAGAATCGGTGCCGCGCAGACTGAGCAGATTGTCGATATAGAAGCCGTTTTAAAAGCAAAAGGCGGACAAGTACCATTTTTGGAGCCGGGCGATATTGTATTTGTTCCTGCAAGAAAATTTACAATCAAAACTTTTTTTCAGTATCTCGGATATACCGTATCTATTTTATCAGCAATTTTTTTGTATATACAAGTGACAAAATAA
- a CDS encoding polysaccharide biosynthesis tyrosine autokinase — protein MQDIQVKQGIDTQAIIGTILRHKFVVLFVFLTFTIVVSYYSLSKPTLYRSSSILYFDNSTNNPVLDILGKNSGLKPIDAGYYDVIMTTDLFNKRFRDELGIELRKFRDESYVQNALLSVSSSQISLRPYKEASQFVEISAISIDSFLVQKMVEVATVLLKLRSAEIDREGLQSGIKFIEEQIEITKSNLEKTELAIQELEKRTDLISKNDEGPLNKIILMREKLAELETQIQIRQSNLSALESQLDSIQSRITGKAVRPEKDSQAELRLKNQIEELQAKKAELFQKLGASASDDNQEIKKINEQITTFREQYVQLLSTYSTDGNIVSGDMNEIWKNVFAKKNDEEIELFILKGQARLYAGLIRNFELRNPNLLEDAIDIKRLNRSKQVYEETLNSLIKQKENFSIQFFGITGNLKIIDPAQPPEAIYRKVFTNIFIGSVLGLLIGVALAFGMDYLDTTIKNNEHINSITNLPVIGIIPPIEISDVPGSNGESAAIVDRLKFKKRVNVENEDKNIIRKKAMISQLNSRSFVSESYRTLRTNIQFANIDTPLRSILIGSSGPSEGKTTTAVNLAISFADMGHKVCLVDTDLRKPKHHLLFEVNESPGLADSVLDNVDLDRTIQNTAIKNLNVLTIGANAINHSEIFSSMRMSLLMNELEKKFDLVIYDTPPILLLTDSIILSSRVDGVLLVVKYGMTEKQNLQNAISALKNVRANIIGIVFNDYSGERRSYYRYAYDSYYTVKDASKENIKI, from the coding sequence ATGCAAGATATTCAAGTTAAACAAGGCATCGATACTCAAGCGATTATTGGGACGATTTTGCGCCACAAATTTGTAGTGTTATTTGTTTTTTTGACATTCACAATTGTGGTGTCGTATTACTCTCTTTCAAAACCGACATTGTATCGATCATCGTCAATTTTGTATTTTGATAATTCGACGAATAATCCTGTTTTAGACATTCTAGGCAAAAACAGCGGATTAAAGCCGATTGATGCTGGCTATTACGATGTGATTATGACAACAGATTTGTTCAACAAAAGATTCCGCGATGAACTCGGGATAGAGCTTAGGAAGTTTCGTGACGAATCGTATGTACAAAACGCTCTCTTATCCGTTTCGTCATCACAGATAAGTTTGCGTCCCTACAAAGAAGCTTCTCAATTTGTCGAAATCTCGGCTATTTCAATCGATTCATTTCTCGTTCAGAAAATGGTTGAAGTAGCGACGGTGCTGTTAAAATTGCGTTCTGCCGAAATTGATCGTGAAGGATTGCAAAGCGGTATTAAATTTATCGAAGAACAAATTGAGATAACCAAAAGTAATTTGGAAAAAACCGAGTTAGCCATACAAGAACTTGAAAAGCGAACTGATTTAATTTCCAAAAACGATGAAGGCCCTCTCAATAAAATTATTTTGATGCGTGAAAAATTGGCGGAATTAGAAACTCAAATTCAGATCCGGCAATCCAATCTAAGTGCACTTGAGTCACAACTTGATTCTATTCAAAGTCGCATCACAGGCAAAGCCGTTCGTCCTGAAAAGGATTCACAAGCTGAATTACGTTTAAAAAATCAGATCGAAGAATTACAAGCTAAAAAAGCGGAATTATTTCAGAAATTGGGAGCTTCAGCATCGGATGATAATCAGGAAATTAAAAAGATCAATGAACAGATAACGACGTTTCGCGAACAGTACGTTCAGTTGTTATCGACATACAGTACGGATGGTAATATCGTTTCCGGCGATATGAATGAAATTTGGAAAAATGTTTTTGCTAAGAAAAATGACGAAGAGATAGAATTGTTCATTCTGAAAGGACAAGCCAGATTGTATGCCGGTTTAATTCGAAATTTTGAATTAAGAAATCCTAATCTTCTCGAAGACGCGATTGACATCAAACGGCTTAACCGATCGAAACAAGTATATGAAGAGACATTAAATTCACTGATCAAGCAAAAAGAAAATTTTTCGATACAATTTTTTGGAATTACCGGAAATCTCAAAATCATCGATCCTGCACAACCACCGGAAGCAATATATCGTAAAGTTTTTACCAACATTTTTATCGGTTCGGTTTTAGGGTTGCTGATCGGAGTTGCACTCGCTTTCGGTATGGATTACCTCGATACAACCATTAAAAATAATGAACACATCAACTCCATCACTAATTTGCCGGTGATTGGCATTATTCCTCCGATTGAAATCAGCGATGTGCCTGGCTCGAATGGTGAATCGGCGGCGATCGTGGATCGTTTAAAGTTTAAAAAACGTGTTAATGTAGAAAATGAAGACAAGAATATCATTCGTAAAAAAGCAATGATATCGCAATTAAACTCCCGTTCCTTTGTCTCGGAAAGTTACCGAACGCTTCGAACTAACATTCAATTTGCTAATATCGATACTCCTCTTCGGTCCATTCTGATAGGTAGTTCCGGGCCGAGTGAAGGCAAAACAACAACAGCCGTTAATCTAGCGATCTCTTTTGCCGACATGGGACATAAAGTTTGCCTTGTCGATACCGATTTGCGCAAACCTAAACATCATTTGCTTTTCGAGGTAAACGAATCACCCGGGCTAGCCGACAGTGTTTTGGATAATGTCGATCTGGATCGAACTATTCAGAATACGGCCATAAAAAATCTGAATGTATTGACTATTGGCGCTAATGCGATTAATCATTCTGAAATTTTCTCATCGATGAGAATGAGTTTACTGATGAACGAATTGGAAAAGAAATTTGATTTGGTCATATACGATACTCCTCCCATTCTACTGCTTACAGATTCGATCATATTGTCATCGAGGGTCGACGGCGTTCTATTAGTTGTAAAATATGGAATGACCGAAAAACAAAATCTACAAAATGCCATCTCGGCTCTTAAAAATGTTCGCGCTAACATAATAGGTATCGTTTTTAATGATTATTCCGGCGAACGCAGGAGCTATTATCGATACGCTTATGATAGTTATTATACTGTTAAAGACGCGTCTAAAGAAAACATAAAAATATAG
- a CDS encoding GDP-mannose 4,6-dehydratase — MRILVTGGAGFIGSHLCEALLKESHQITCLDNFDDFYDPSIKQLNIQNCLHYSTFELVKIDILDSAALEHLFSLKSFDMVIHLAAKAGVRPSIANPQIYQKVNIEGTTNLLEAIRKHSIKKLILASSSSVYGNNKKIPYSETDNVDNAISPYAATKKACEILAYTYHHLFQIETFCLRFFTVYGPRQRPEMAIHYFTRNIDKGEPINVFGDGKTYRDYTYIDDIIQGILGCVYNLRGYEIINLGESETTSLIDLVSFIELAIEKKAKINWLPMQAGDVEKTFADIRKAESLISYSPGTSIKIGIQNFIEWYKQRNANW; from the coding sequence ATGCGAATTTTGGTAACTGGAGGCGCTGGTTTTATTGGCTCACATCTATGCGAAGCTTTGCTCAAAGAGAGTCATCAAATTACTTGTTTAGATAATTTTGACGATTTTTATGATCCTTCCATTAAACAGCTTAATATTCAGAACTGCCTTCATTATTCTACTTTTGAATTGGTCAAGATAGATATTCTTGATTCTGCCGCCCTTGAGCATCTTTTTTCTCTAAAATCTTTTGATATGGTCATTCACCTTGCTGCAAAAGCGGGAGTCAGGCCATCGATTGCTAATCCGCAAATTTATCAAAAGGTCAATATTGAAGGAACGACCAATTTGCTCGAAGCCATACGGAAGCATTCGATAAAAAAGCTTATCTTGGCCTCATCGTCCTCGGTCTATGGTAATAATAAAAAAATTCCATATTCAGAAACTGATAACGTTGACAATGCCATTTCTCCTTATGCGGCCACTAAAAAGGCATGCGAGATCCTGGCGTATACCTATCATCATCTTTTCCAGATAGAAACATTTTGTTTGCGTTTTTTTACAGTATACGGACCACGCCAAAGACCGGAGATGGCGATTCATTATTTTACCAGAAATATTGATAAAGGTGAACCTATTAATGTTTTTGGCGACGGGAAGACTTATCGGGACTATACATACATTGATGATATCATTCAGGGGATTTTAGGTTGTGTTTACAATTTGCGTGGCTATGAAATTATAAATTTGGGAGAATCTGAAACGACATCACTTATTGATTTAGTTTCCTTCATTGAGTTGGCCATAGAAAAAAAAGCGAAAATCAATTGGCTTCCTATGCAGGCTGGCGATGTAGAAAAAACGTTTGCAGATATTAGAAAAGCCGAAAGTTTGATATCATATTCTCCAGGCACATCTATTAAAATCGGAATTCAAAATTTTATTGAATGGTACAAACAACGGAATGCAAACTGGTGA